From the Candidatus Blochmannia vicinus genome, the window AAATAAAAATAGTTTTACTGATGCGTCTAATATTAATCCAGATGATATTATTGCATTAGGAGTAGCCTATGTATTTTAGTTGTTTCGCTTATGTACTGTACTAAAAACAAAGGCGAATTATTATTTATATATAATTCGCCTTTGTTTTTAGTACAGTACATAATAATATGTGTATTGAGGAATATAGTGTATGTCCAAATTATGTATTGGGATTATTTGTGGAGGGCGTTCCTTAGAGCATGAAATTTCATTAAAATCGGCTATATGTATTGCTCAATCTATTGATATATGTCGATTTGAAGTAATTATTTTGTGGATAGATAAAAAGGGATGTTGGCATCTAAAAAATAGAAATTTTGATACTTTATTTTGTTATGAAGATGATACATATATTTCAATATTATTACAAATCTATCCTCATCGCTTTGCATCTAATACTAAATATATAAATGATTATATAAAATTTGATGTTATTTTTCCTATAGTTCATGGAACATTAGGAGAAGATGGAGCTTTACAGGGTTTATTGTGTATGATGAATTTACCATTTGTTGGTTCTCATGTTTTAAGTTCATCTATAGGTATGGATAAAGATGTGTCTAAACGTTTATTGCGTGATGCAGGCCTATCAGTAGTGCCATTTAAAACTTTTTTAGTAAATGATCAACATAATATAGATTTTGATGATCTTGTTTCTACTTTTAGGTTGCCTTTTTTTGTAAAGCCAGTGAATCAAGGATCATCAATAGGAGTTTCAAAAGTTACCAGTCGTAAATATTTTAATCAAGCATTGGAAAAAGCTTTTTATTTTAGTCACAAAATATTGATAGAACCAGCTATTATTGGAAGGGAGATAGAGTGCGCAGTATTGGGTAATGATAATCCGGAGATTAGCGTGTGTGGTGAAATTATATTGGCGAATAAAAATTTTTATACTTATTATGATAAATATATAGCACGCGATGTTCAGATCCTGATACCGGCTTTAGTTAATGATTTAATAAGTGATGAGATTCGTAGTATTACTTTACGTGCATTTCAAATATTAAATTGTTCTGGAATGGCTCGTGTAGATTTTTTTTTAACTTCAGACAATCAGATTTTTTTGAATGAAGTGAATACTTTGCCTGGATTCACTTATGACAGTATGTATCCTAAATTATGGGAGATAAGTGGGTTAAATTTTCAAAAATTAATTACTAAATTGATAGAGTTGGCATTAGATATGCATGATAAAAACAATTGTTTTTATCATGCAGATAGCGATTTATTAAAGTATTTTCGGCATGAGAGGATTTGAACCTCTGACTTCCGTCACCCCATGACGGCGCGCTACCAAACTACGCCACATGCCGTTTTTGGGTTTTATTACTTATTTACTAATAAAAATTAGTGAAAACACAAAAATTAATTTTTGCAAATATAAATATATATATCTTATATATAATTTTAAATTTTTTATTTGTAGAAATTGAACCTTATATGTTATATATCGCGTTGTTCTTTTATTTCATTTTAATTAGTAAAAATGTGTATAAAACATATGCATGCATGAATATTTCGTTAACTATAAAATAGATTGTTTAATATTGTATATAAGCTAATCTTATTTAACTTATATCATTTTTATATTATTTCTGTATTACAATAATAAAGCAGGCCTATGGTTTAATTAAAAAAATTATGTCTTGATAGGTTATAGTTATTATAAATAAATGTATTATTTATCATTTATCATTAAATATGTATGAAATCAATATGAATTGGTTTGGGTTTGAAAGGATGATATTGTATTTCTTGTACTTTAACTGTAATGGATTCTTTATTTTCAATAAATAATAGCACTAGATTATTTTTATATAGTTGTGCTACAGAATTAGGATGCAAAATGTCATTTTGATTTAGTATAATGGACAAATTTTCTTTATTGTCTTTTCTATAGACAATAGCTGGACATTTGTTTTGTTTACGTAAGCGTCTTGATGCGCTTTTTTTGTGATAAGTACGCAAGTTAGCTTTGATTGTTAGCATTGATTTAATACCTGTAAAATATAAAATTATGTTTGCATTATAATATTATTTTGATAAATATTTTTATATTGTATGTGTGAATTATTTTGGGCATGATTTTAATAATATAAATAAATTATAAATTACCATTTTTATGGTATTAAGTTTATATAATTATATTGTTGGTACAATAATTTTTTAGTGTCAAATATGTCAATATATATTGTATTATAAAATGGTAATTTTGTAATAAAATGTTGTTATTATATTTTATACAATTTTATTGTAAATTTTTTTATTTATAATCTATAGTGGTGTGTTGTTTCATTAAAAATTAAAATTTATACGTTTTAGATTGTAAGTATATATATTTAACAATCACAATATAAATTTTAATTAAATTTATTTTCGGAAAGTGGTTTTAGTGTTTGTTATGCTATTTATGTAATGCACGAACAATTATTTATTTTTATTTATGGAAATTAAATGATAATATAGATACATATTATAAATAATACAATGAATAAATGTGATATAGGTTCATATTTTAAATAATTAAATCTTGTTCTATATAGATAGGAACAAGATGATAATTACGATATGTGTTATTTTTATTTAAATTTTTATTAGATTATTTTTATTATGTAATATAATGGAAGATATGTATTATATACAGATGATATTATGAAATAGGTATAATTATATAAGTAAAGATTGAGCAATGTAAAATGAATATATATTGATTGTAAGTTTTATAGTAATTAAATTTAAGGTTTTAGTATTTATTAATATAAATTTAGTTGTGTCGGTTGTTTTAATATTATTATAGGTATTATACTATACCAAAAAATTCGTAAAAGTATCTATTTTAGAGAAAGCTGCTGCATGTCTATCTTGACACAAGAAGCGTTATTAGTACGTGATGCTTTATTAGTAAAAGGGTTAGAAAACCCACTAATTGCATTGAATATTAATACTCAAATTCGTAAACTTCGTATCGAAGATCATATGAAAGCTATTGTGCATCTTCTTAATCTTGATTTGAAACATGATAGTTTGTCAAATACTCCCAAACGTATAGCTAAAATGTATGTAGAAGAAATTTTTTCAGGTTTAGATTATTCAAATTTTCCTAAAATTGCAATTATTCAAAATACAATGCAAATTCATGAAATGATCACAGTGCGAGGAATTAATATCACTAGTACTTGTGAACATCATTTCATTGTTTTTAATGGTAAAGTTACTGTTTCTTATATTCCAAAAAAAAAAGTGATTGGTTTATCAAAAATAAATAGAATAGTACAGTTTTTTTCTAAAAGACCACAACTACAAGAACGATTGACAAAACAAATTGCTTTAGCATTACAAACATTACTTAATACTAATGATGTGGCAATATTTATTGATGCAGTACATTATTGTGTAAAATCTAGAGGTATACATGATATTAACAGCACTACAACTACTATTTCATTAGGAGGTGTATTTGAGTCAAATGTAAATATTAGAAAAGAGTTTTTACATACAATTACATATTATAATCATTAAATCTTATTTATTATAAAATTTATAGTATTTACATGTCAGGAAAACGAAAACTTGTAAGATACAGGAATTACTTAAAATTATCTATTATGTTGTAATATTAAGTATTATATTTTGTTTATAAGATATTTTTATTTTTTAAAAGCTTTTCTTATTTTCAAATTAAAACTACAAACTGATATTGTGACGTAATACTATTTATAATATAAAAAATCAATTCATTTTGTTTATTTAAAATAATGGCTAAAATAAATAGATTTTGTGATGTATAGTATTCTATACATAGTAAAGATATAAATTTTAATGAAAGTTGTATTTATTTGTATTAAAAAACTAAATAGGAGAATTATAAGATACTAAAAATTTTTGTTTATGTTAGTTTTATGTATTTAAATTTTTATATAGATAAAATAAATTAAATTAAACGGATGATAGTGCGTAGATGTGAGAGATAATTTTGATGATTAAATTTTAATTGTTTATTCTCATTTTATTGATCGTTGTTGATTAATTGTTATTTTGATTATGTTTAAGTATTTAAGATTATAGTAATCCTAAATTATAGGATGATGCAATAGTGTTTACAATTGTTTTAATAAAGAAGATATGTTTGCTAATTTGAACTTTTCATAATTGTTGTATTGTACATTCATATATATGGATTATTTAAAAAGATAATAGTAATAATTTTATTGTATCATACATAAATTTATAAAAAATTTATGTATGATACATCTTTAAAACTAAGATGTATGTTTATTAATAAAGCTTAAATTTTTTGTGTAGTTTGATATTGTAAATAATTTTTATAGTAGCAAATTTATTTATATATTTATAATTAATAGTCATGTTATCGTGATTTTTTTTCTATAGATGAAATTTGATCGGAACTAATCCGTAAAAAATATATTTTAAATTTATTAATTCGATGATTTAATAATGGTGTAGAAAGACTCTCCCATGTAAGATTAGTATTGAGGAAATTTTCACTATATTTAGCCAATTTAGGCAAGACAGGTTTTAGGTATATCATAATAATACGAAATAATTGAATACCCATAGAATAAATGGATAAAGCCTCTTTTTTATGGTTTGGATTTTTTGCAATAATCCATGGAGCGGTTTTATCTATATAGAAATTAGCCTCATCTGCTAATTTCATTATTTTACGCATTGCGTAATTAAATTCTCTTTTTTGAAATAATTCTCCTATAGAGTGCTTAGATTCAATAAATATATCATATAGAACTGGATTTGCTAATGTGCTTGCTAATTTCCCTCCATAGTATTGGAGTATAAACCCGGAATTTCTAGATGCTAGATTCAATACCTTATTAATAATATCCGCATTTACTTTGCTGGTGAAATCTTTTAGATTTAAATCTATATCGTTAATATGAGATGAAAGCTTTGTAGCATAATAATATCTCAAATAATCTGGATTTAAATGTGATAAATAAGTACTGACATTAATACATGTTCCTCTAGATTTTGATATTTTGGATCCATTTACAGTAACGTGTCCATGAACAAATATGTTAGTTGGTTTACGAAATTGACTACCTAATAAAATGGCAGGCCAAAATAGGCTATGAAAATAAATAATATCTTTACCTATAAAATGATATAATTCTGATTTGGAGTTTAAATTCCAAAAATCTTTGAAGGATATATTTTTATTTTTTTTGCATAAGTTTTTAAAAGTTCCCATATATCCTATGGGAGCATCCATCCAGACATAAAAATATTTTTCTAAAGTATTAGGAATCTTAAATCCAAAATATGGTGCATCTCTAGAAATATCCCATTGTTTTAAACCTAATTTAAACCATTCTTCTATTTTATTGGCTACT encodes:
- the rplY gene encoding 50S ribosomal protein L25 — translated: MLTIKANLRTYHKKSASRRLRKQNKCPAIVYRKDNKENLSIILNQNDILHPNSVAQLYKNNLVLLFIENKESITVKVQEIQYHPFKPKPIHIDFIHI
- a CDS encoding D-alanine--D-alanine ligase family protein — translated: MSKLCIGIICGGRSLEHEISLKSAICIAQSIDICRFEVIILWIDKKGCWHLKNRNFDTLFCYEDDTYISILLQIYPHRFASNTKYINDYIKFDVIFPIVHGTLGEDGALQGLLCMMNLPFVGSHVLSSSIGMDKDVSKRLLRDAGLSVVPFKTFLVNDQHNIDFDDLVSTFRLPFFVKPVNQGSSIGVSKVTSRKYFNQALEKAFYFSHKILIEPAIIGREIECAVLGNDNPEISVCGEIILANKNFYTYYDKYIARDVQILIPALVNDLISDEIRSITLRAFQILNCSGMARVDFFLTSDNQIFLNEVNTLPGFTYDSMYPKLWEISGLNFQKLITKLIELALDMHDKNNCFYHADSDLLKYFRHERI
- the folE gene encoding GTP cyclohydrolase I FolE → MSILTQEALLVRDALLVKGLENPLIALNINTQIRKLRIEDHMKAIVHLLNLDLKHDSLSNTPKRIAKMYVEEIFSGLDYSNFPKIAIIQNTMQIHEMITVRGINITSTCEHHFIVFNGKVTVSYIPKKKVIGLSKINRIVQFFSKRPQLQERLTKQIALALQTLLNTNDVAIFIDAVHYCVKSRGIHDINSTTTTISLGGVFESNVNIRKEFLHTITYYNH